One window of Microbacterium sp. Root61 genomic DNA carries:
- a CDS encoding carbohydrate ABC transporter permease, producing MSDTQTKEAVAAHAEEDRKRALRKGWSVRTTRLVVTIGLILVVALAIFLVTRPPVEGAKPVSLGFSFNSFFQWIGNMGPIVQIPIVLLVFAVVVGLLLLLIEYAPRAGRGYFWLRLAACFVIPILAFMLLRPYQNAVLYVLAIAILLGGVLFYADYRSREGAGYLFQLVLFTAPATILLLVGLIYPAIMTLFQSFFDKTGATFVGLENYAWVFTNPEGFWSVINTLIWVLIAPAFATAVGLAYAVFIDRARGERTLKILIFMPFAISFVGAGIIWKFVYDYRQGDQIGLLNAVVMFFGGEPVAWLDAQPLINSLLLMVVFIWSQTGLAMVILSAAIKAVPPERMEAAALDGANAWQRFRNVTVPGIQTSIVVTITTIAIGALKVYDIVAVMTGGRANTTVLAFEMVNQQQRFQSYGHSAALAVVLFLFVVPLIVFNVRQIRKQREVR from the coding sequence ATGTCTGACACCCAAACCAAGGAAGCCGTCGCCGCCCACGCGGAGGAAGACCGGAAGCGTGCCCTCCGCAAGGGATGGTCGGTCCGGACCACGAGGCTGGTCGTCACGATCGGACTGATCCTGGTCGTGGCACTGGCGATCTTCCTGGTGACACGGCCGCCCGTCGAAGGCGCGAAGCCCGTCTCGCTCGGATTCTCGTTCAACAGCTTCTTCCAGTGGATCGGCAACATGGGGCCGATCGTCCAGATCCCGATCGTGCTGCTCGTGTTCGCCGTGGTCGTGGGGCTCCTGCTCCTGCTCATCGAGTACGCGCCGCGGGCCGGTCGCGGCTATTTCTGGCTGCGCCTCGCCGCCTGCTTCGTGATTCCGATCCTCGCGTTCATGCTGCTGCGGCCCTACCAGAACGCGGTTCTCTACGTCCTGGCGATCGCGATCCTGCTGGGCGGCGTGCTGTTCTACGCCGACTACCGTTCCCGTGAGGGCGCCGGCTACCTCTTCCAGCTGGTGCTGTTCACCGCACCGGCCACGATCCTGCTGCTGGTCGGACTCATCTACCCGGCGATCATGACGCTCTTCCAGTCGTTCTTCGACAAGACCGGGGCAACTTTCGTCGGACTCGAGAACTATGCGTGGGTCTTCACCAACCCCGAGGGCTTCTGGTCGGTCATCAACACCCTCATCTGGGTGCTGATCGCTCCGGCGTTCGCCACCGCGGTCGGCCTCGCGTACGCCGTGTTCATCGACCGTGCGCGCGGCGAGCGGACGCTGAAGATCCTGATCTTCATGCCGTTCGCCATCTCGTTCGTCGGTGCCGGCATCATCTGGAAGTTCGTCTACGACTACCGGCAGGGCGACCAGATCGGCCTGCTCAACGCGGTCGTGATGTTCTTCGGCGGCGAGCCGGTGGCATGGCTGGACGCACAGCCGCTCATCAACAGCCTGCTGCTCATGGTGGTGTTCATCTGGAGCCAGACCGGTTTGGCGATGGTCATTCTCTCCGCGGCCATCAAGGCGGTGCCGCCGGAGCGGATGGAGGCGGCCGCCCTCGACGGGGCGAACGCCTGGCAGCGCTTCCGCAACGTCACCGTCCCCGGCATCCAGACCTCCATCGTCGTGACGATCACGACGATCGCGATCGGCGCCTTGAAGGTGTACGACATCGTCGCCGTGATGACCGGCGGTCGAGCCAACACCACGGTGCTGGCCTTCGAGATGGTCAATCAGCAGCAGCGGTTCCAGAGCTACGGCCACTCGGCCGCCCTGGCCGTCGTCCTGTTCCTCTTCGTCGTCCCGCTCATCGTGTTCAACGTGCGTCAGATCAGAAAGCAGAGGGAGGTCCGATGA
- a CDS encoding ABC transporter substrate-binding protein, with the protein MRSSLARRATVGIGLGVVAVLALAGCTEGGGDDTSSGSVEGQTVKISGGITGIEADNMQKSFEQFTEDTGIIVEYTGDKSFEGNIVTKVDGGSAPDIAIVPQPGLLKTLVGTGEVKPAPEGVVTNVDENWSPDWKAYGTVDDVFYAAPMLANIKGYVWYSPASFAEWGVEVPKTWDELITLTKTIQEKTGAAPWCAGFASGDASGWPGTDWVEDLVLRQSGPEVYDQWVANEVEFTDPQIADAFTAVGDILLNPAYVNAGFGDVKSINSTAFGDVAAKVADGTCPLTHQASFLSANFLDVKTADGNAPTVAPDGDVYAFVLPGFEEGAATIEVGGEFVTAFSDSPATVQVLEYMSSPEWADARVSLGGNISANLNADPSLASSQFLTEAMELLQDPNTTVRFDASDLMPSTVGAGSFWKGMVNWIDGKDQATVLSDIQAGYEN; encoded by the coding sequence ATGCGGTCATCACTGGCGCGCCGCGCGACCGTGGGCATCGGACTGGGTGTGGTTGCAGTCCTCGCTCTTGCGGGGTGCACCGAAGGTGGAGGCGACGACACGTCCTCCGGCTCGGTCGAGGGCCAGACCGTCAAGATCTCCGGTGGCATCACCGGCATCGAGGCGGACAACATGCAGAAGTCGTTCGAGCAGTTCACCGAGGACACCGGCATCATCGTCGAGTACACGGGTGACAAGAGCTTCGAAGGCAACATCGTCACGAAGGTCGACGGCGGCTCCGCCCCGGACATCGCGATCGTGCCGCAGCCGGGTCTGCTGAAGACGCTCGTCGGCACCGGTGAGGTCAAGCCGGCCCCCGAGGGCGTCGTCACGAACGTCGACGAGAACTGGTCGCCCGACTGGAAGGCCTACGGCACCGTCGACGACGTGTTCTACGCGGCCCCCATGCTCGCGAACATCAAGGGCTACGTCTGGTACTCGCCGGCATCCTTCGCGGAGTGGGGCGTCGAAGTCCCCAAGACGTGGGATGAGCTCATCACGCTGACCAAGACGATCCAGGAGAAGACCGGAGCCGCACCGTGGTGCGCCGGATTCGCCTCGGGTGACGCCTCCGGTTGGCCGGGCACCGACTGGGTCGAGGACCTCGTCCTGCGCCAGTCCGGCCCCGAGGTCTACGACCAGTGGGTCGCCAACGAGGTCGAGTTCACCGACCCGCAGATCGCGGACGCGTTCACGGCGGTCGGCGACATCCTCCTGAACCCGGCCTACGTCAACGCCGGCTTCGGTGACGTCAAGAGCATCAACTCGACGGCATTCGGCGACGTGGCGGCCAAGGTCGCCGATGGCACCTGCCCTCTGACGCACCAGGCGTCGTTCCTGTCGGCCAACTTCCTGGACGTGAAGACGGCTGACGGCAACGCTCCGACGGTGGCGCCCGATGGCGATGTGTACGCCTTCGTGCTCCCCGGCTTCGAAGAGGGCGCGGCCACCATCGAGGTGGGTGGCGAGTTCGTCACCGCGTTCTCCGACTCCCCGGCGACCGTCCAGGTGCTCGAGTACATGTCCAGCCCGGAGTGGGCCGACGCACGCGTCAGCCTGGGCGGCAACATCTCGGCCAACCTGAACGCCGACCCGAGCCTGGCCTCCAGCCAGTTCCTCACCGAGGCCATGGAGCTGCTCCAGGACCCGAACACGACGGTGCGCTTCGACGCATCCGACCTGATGCCCTCCACCGTGGGCGCCGGATCGTTCTGGAAGGGAATGGTCAACTGGATCGACGGTAAGGACCAGGCGACCGTGCTCAGCGACATCCAGGCAGGCTACGAGAACTAG
- a CDS encoding LacI family DNA-binding transcriptional regulator, which translates to MAGIADVAELAGVSKSTASRALSGRGYVSDETQTRVRDAAERLGYVPSTTAVSLATGRTDTVGVIMPAVNRWFFGEVLEGIQTALVERGLDLALYNAKPGTPGRARIFDHYLARQRFDGVIAVGLEPADHEMERLHTIGRPIVTVVGSSPGASAIAIDDLYAARRATEHLLALGHRRIAFVGGAQELHWAHVDKLRLQGYQESMIDAGLEEYIRHIPAVLSLPGGYAASVDFLGDTRRRPTAIVGVCDEVAIGAIIAARRIGVRVPSDLSVVGIDDHEHADMFSLTTLRQSPRAQGYEAVQLLIAQMEDPGAPPRHIAASSRLIVRNSTGPADRESSAIEAGTSLG; encoded by the coding sequence GTGGCCGGTATCGCCGACGTCGCCGAACTGGCGGGTGTGTCCAAGTCCACCGCCAGTCGCGCCCTGAGCGGCCGCGGCTACGTCTCCGACGAGACGCAGACCCGCGTGCGGGATGCCGCCGAGCGTCTCGGCTACGTGCCGTCCACGACCGCGGTCAGCCTGGCGACCGGTCGCACCGACACGGTCGGGGTGATCATGCCCGCCGTCAACCGCTGGTTCTTCGGCGAGGTGCTGGAAGGCATCCAGACGGCATTGGTCGAACGCGGGCTGGATCTCGCCCTCTACAACGCCAAGCCCGGCACGCCCGGCCGAGCCAGGATCTTCGATCACTATCTCGCCCGCCAGCGCTTCGACGGCGTCATCGCGGTCGGGCTCGAACCGGCCGACCACGAGATGGAGCGGCTGCACACGATCGGGCGCCCCATCGTCACCGTCGTCGGCTCCTCCCCCGGTGCCAGCGCGATCGCCATCGACGATCTGTACGCCGCCCGTCGCGCCACTGAGCACCTGCTCGCCCTCGGCCACCGTCGCATCGCGTTCGTCGGCGGCGCCCAGGAGCTGCATTGGGCTCACGTCGACAAGCTCCGCCTGCAGGGCTACCAGGAGTCGATGATCGACGCGGGTCTCGAGGAGTACATCCGGCACATCCCCGCCGTGCTCTCGCTGCCGGGCGGGTACGCGGCATCCGTCGACTTCCTCGGCGATACGCGCCGACGCCCGACCGCCATCGTCGGCGTCTGCGACGAGGTCGCGATCGGCGCCATCATCGCCGCAAGGCGGATCGGCGTGAGGGTGCCGAGCGACCTCAGCGTGGTCGGCATCGACGATCACGAGCACGCCGACATGTTCTCGCTCACGACGCTGCGGCAGAGCCCGCGCGCTCAGGGGTACGAGGCGGTGCAGCTGCTCATCGCGCAGATGGAGGACCCGGGTGCCCCGCCGCGCCACATCGCCGCGTCGTCGCGACTGATCGTGCGCAACTCGACCGGCCCGGCCGACCGCGAGTCCTCGGCGATCGAAGCGGGCACCAGCCTCGGGTGA
- the rplJ gene encoding 50S ribosomal protein L10: MAQKDASVSELTKSFENSNAVLLTEYRGLTVAQLKQLRNTIRQDAQYAVVKNTLTKIAANNAGITALDEDLKGPSAVAFVHGDFVATAKALRDFAKANPLLVIKGGIFEGNVLNVDEINKYASLESREVLLAKAAGMMKATMGKAAATIDALREKLETAEAA; the protein is encoded by the coding sequence ATGGCGCAGAAGGATGCATCGGTCTCCGAGCTCACGAAGTCATTCGAGAACTCGAACGCCGTCCTGCTGACCGAGTACCGCGGTCTGACGGTTGCCCAGCTCAAGCAGCTGCGCAACACCATCCGTCAGGACGCTCAGTACGCCGTGGTGAAGAACACGCTGACCAAGATCGCCGCGAACAACGCGGGGATCACTGCGCTGGATGAGGACCTCAAGGGTCCGTCGGCTGTCGCATTCGTGCACGGCGACTTCGTCGCCACTGCGAAGGCTCTGCGTGACTTCGCCAAGGCGAACCCGCTTCTCGTGATCAAGGGCGGCATCTTCGAGGGCAACGTCCTCAACGTCGACGAGATCAACAAGTACGCCTCGCTCGAGAGCCGTGAGGTTCTGCTTGCGAAGGCTGCGGGCATGATGAAGGCGACGATGGGCAAGGCTGCGGCCACCATCGACGCGCTTCGCGAAAAGCTGGAGACCGCTGAGGCCGCGTAA
- a CDS encoding carbohydrate ABC transporter permease has product MTIEVIEPIVDSRSARQVARDTRKHEKTAQKRLTSRGATIAAIIIAFFWTIPTFGLFVTSFRPGADSQSTGWWTVFTDPEFTLGNYSAALTAGGTALTLGESLLNTLGITVPVVFFSLAVASLLAYAFAWIDFKGKSVAFVAVFALQIIPLQMALVPLLSLFSRGLTINGVSIFPGLELRDIDHSFATVWIAHTIFSLPLAVFLLHNFIAEIPSEVIEAARVDGAGHGQIFFRIILPLATPALAAFATLEFIWVWNDLLVATIFAPSTSLPIMQSLNSLSGTWGNQWFLQSAGTFISILIPLIVFFALQRFFVRGLTAGATKG; this is encoded by the coding sequence ATGACCATCGAGGTAATCGAGCCGATCGTCGATTCACGATCCGCCCGGCAGGTCGCCCGCGACACCCGCAAGCACGAGAAGACGGCACAGAAGCGTCTCACTTCGCGCGGCGCGACGATCGCCGCGATCATCATCGCCTTCTTCTGGACGATCCCGACGTTCGGTCTGTTCGTCACGTCGTTCCGTCCCGGCGCCGATTCGCAGTCGACCGGCTGGTGGACGGTCTTCACCGACCCGGAGTTCACCCTCGGCAACTACTCGGCGGCACTGACCGCGGGCGGTACCGCGCTGACACTGGGGGAGTCGCTGCTGAACACCCTCGGGATCACGGTCCCGGTGGTCTTCTTCTCGCTCGCCGTCGCGTCCCTCCTCGCGTACGCGTTCGCGTGGATCGACTTCAAGGGCAAGAGCGTGGCGTTCGTCGCGGTCTTCGCGCTGCAGATCATCCCGCTGCAGATGGCGCTCGTTCCGTTGCTGAGCCTGTTCTCGCGTGGTCTCACGATCAACGGCGTGAGCATCTTCCCAGGGCTGGAACTGCGCGACATCGATCACAGCTTCGCGACCGTGTGGATCGCTCACACGATCTTCTCGCTGCCGCTCGCGGTGTTCCTGCTGCACAACTTCATCGCGGAGATCCCGAGCGAGGTGATCGAGGCGGCGCGCGTGGACGGCGCCGGTCACGGGCAGATCTTCTTCCGGATCATTCTGCCGCTGGCCACGCCGGCACTCGCCGCGTTCGCGACGCTCGAGTTCATCTGGGTGTGGAACGACCTGCTCGTCGCGACGATATTCGCGCCATCCACGTCGTTGCCCATCATGCAGTCGTTGAACTCGCTCTCGGGCACCTGGGGGAACCAGTGGTTCCTGCAGTCCGCGGGCACATTCATCTCGATCCTGATCCCGCTGATCGTGTTCTTCGCGCTGCAGCGGTTCTTCGTCCGCGGTCTGACCGCGGGCGCGACCAAGGGCTGA
- a CDS encoding HAD-IC family P-type ATPase, translating into MDAASSAVTPVAAPAAFVDAAVGLTAPEVQDRVAAGRTNAYKADSSRSAWNIVRANVFTLFNGIVFACFFVLFLLGRWQDALFGLAAFANAIIGCVQEFRAKAALDRLALLNAPLARVRRDGVESEPHPNEVVLDDILVLRAGDQVSADARIVNARGLQIDESMLTGESDAVDKHPGDEALSGSVVVAGEGDAQVVRVGADSYANKFADEAKRFSLVSSELRTSVNRVLKWVGWGIGPIGLLVFNAQVMVAGGYVVAWETGTWVQAVVNTIASVTAMIPLGLVLMCSIAFAVGASKLAARQVLVNELPAVEGLARVDIICLDKTGTLTAGDIEFDAAHPLADPTPGWEAVLAWYGAAPDANATARCLQTPYPVSAPLTVADTIPFSSARKWNAVSFDDVSAGTWVLGAPEMVFGDAATDPASSLGGVVTRLASSGRRTLVLGHSPVPLSAADVEEERLPAGLVPVAVLTFRERVRPDARQTLEYFGRQDVGIRIISGDNPRTVAAIAREVGLDVAEGYDARTLPEDDAELADVLEQHMVFGRVTPDQKRRMVVALQSRGHTVAMTGDGVNDALAIKTADIGIAMNSGAAATKAVARLVLLDGQFSHLPDVVAEGRQVIANIERVSMLFLTKTAYATGLAILFGVMVMEFPFLPRQLSITDGLTIGIPAFFLALMPNTQRYVPGFLRRSLTFAIPAGIIIAISLTLYTRGAMALGVEEPQLRTGSTIILAIVGIWVLTVLSRPITRFKGAVIGTMFLGLVGVFTIPFLTTFFQLVDPGEDAAYLVAVVTPLTIGAIEIVRFVHRRVVAKDMTSRAARSRNQTVATGAGGRRK; encoded by the coding sequence ATGGATGCCGCTTCCTCCGCTGTCACGCCTGTCGCCGCCCCGGCCGCCTTCGTGGACGCGGCCGTCGGGCTCACCGCGCCGGAGGTCCAGGACCGCGTCGCTGCGGGCCGCACGAACGCCTACAAGGCTGATTCCAGCCGCAGCGCGTGGAACATCGTCCGCGCCAACGTGTTCACCCTGTTCAACGGGATCGTCTTCGCGTGCTTCTTCGTGCTGTTCCTCCTCGGGCGGTGGCAGGACGCCCTCTTCGGCCTGGCGGCGTTCGCAAACGCGATCATCGGGTGCGTGCAGGAGTTCCGCGCCAAGGCTGCGCTGGATCGTCTCGCCCTGCTGAACGCCCCGCTGGCGCGCGTGCGGCGAGACGGCGTCGAGTCGGAGCCGCACCCGAACGAGGTGGTGCTCGACGACATCCTCGTGCTCCGCGCGGGCGACCAGGTCTCCGCTGACGCCCGCATCGTGAACGCGCGCGGCCTCCAGATCGACGAGTCGATGCTGACCGGCGAATCGGATGCCGTCGACAAGCACCCCGGCGACGAGGCGCTGTCCGGCTCGGTGGTCGTCGCGGGCGAGGGTGACGCGCAGGTCGTGCGGGTCGGCGCCGACTCGTACGCGAACAAGTTCGCCGACGAGGCCAAGCGCTTCTCCCTCGTCTCGAGCGAGCTGCGCACCTCCGTCAACCGGGTCCTGAAGTGGGTCGGCTGGGGCATCGGTCCCATCGGGCTGCTGGTGTTCAACGCCCAGGTGATGGTCGCCGGCGGGTATGTCGTGGCATGGGAGACCGGCACCTGGGTGCAGGCCGTCGTCAACACGATCGCGTCGGTCACCGCCATGATCCCGCTCGGCCTCGTGCTGATGTGCTCGATCGCCTTCGCCGTCGGGGCATCGAAGCTCGCCGCCCGTCAGGTGCTGGTCAACGAGCTCCCCGCCGTCGAGGGGCTCGCCCGCGTCGACATCATCTGCCTGGACAAGACCGGCACACTGACCGCGGGCGACATCGAGTTCGACGCTGCGCACCCGCTGGCCGATCCGACTCCCGGTTGGGAGGCGGTGCTCGCCTGGTACGGCGCGGCCCCGGACGCGAACGCCACCGCGCGCTGCCTGCAAACGCCTTACCCGGTGTCCGCTCCACTGACAGTCGCCGACACCATTCCGTTCTCGTCCGCGCGAAAGTGGAACGCGGTCTCCTTTGACGACGTTTCCGCAGGCACCTGGGTGCTGGGCGCCCCGGAGATGGTGTTCGGGGATGCCGCGACAGACCCGGCATCCTCCCTCGGCGGTGTCGTGACCCGACTCGCCTCGTCGGGCCGCCGCACCCTGGTACTCGGTCATTCGCCCGTGCCGCTGAGCGCAGCGGACGTGGAGGAGGAGCGACTTCCGGCCGGTCTCGTGCCCGTCGCGGTGCTCACCTTCCGTGAGCGGGTGCGGCCGGATGCGCGGCAGACCCTGGAGTACTTCGGACGCCAGGATGTCGGCATCCGGATCATCTCGGGCGACAACCCGCGCACGGTCGCCGCCATCGCGCGCGAGGTCGGGCTCGATGTCGCGGAGGGCTACGACGCCCGCACGCTGCCGGAGGATGACGCCGAGCTCGCCGACGTGCTCGAGCAGCACATGGTCTTCGGTCGCGTCACGCCCGACCAGAAGCGGCGGATGGTGGTGGCGCTGCAATCGCGCGGGCATACGGTGGCGATGACCGGCGACGGCGTCAACGACGCACTGGCGATCAAGACCGCCGACATCGGGATCGCCATGAACTCCGGTGCCGCCGCGACCAAGGCCGTCGCGCGTCTCGTCCTGCTGGACGGCCAGTTCTCGCACCTGCCCGACGTCGTGGCCGAGGGGAGGCAGGTGATCGCCAACATCGAGCGCGTCTCGATGCTGTTCCTGACCAAGACCGCCTACGCCACCGGGCTGGCGATCCTGTTCGGCGTGATGGTGATGGAGTTCCCGTTCCTGCCGCGCCAGCTCTCGATCACCGACGGCCTGACCATCGGCATCCCGGCGTTCTTCCTGGCGTTGATGCCGAACACGCAGCGCTACGTGCCGGGATTCCTCCGGCGCTCGCTGACGTTCGCGATTCCCGCCGGCATCATCATCGCCATCTCGCTGACCCTCTACACCCGTGGGGCGATGGCCCTCGGTGTCGAGGAGCCGCAGCTGCGCACCGGCTCCACGATCATCCTCGCGATCGTCGGCATCTGGGTGCTCACCGTGCTCTCCCGTCCGATCACCCGATTCAAGGGCGCGGTGATCGGGACGATGTTCCTCGGGCTCGTGGGCGTGTTCACCATCCCGTTCCTGACTACGTTCTTCCAGCTCGTGGACCCGGGGGAGGATGCCGCGTACCTCGTCGCCGTCGTCACGCCTCTGACGATCGGGGCGATCGAGATCGTGCGCTTCGTGCACCGACGCGTGGTCGCGAAGGACATGACGTCCCGCGCCGCGCGGAGTCGGAATCAGACAGTGGCGACCGGAGCCGGTGGGCGACGGAAGTAA
- the rplL gene encoding 50S ribosomal protein L7/L12 gives MAKLTTEQLLEQFADLTLIELSEFVKAFEEKFDVTAAAPVAVAGAAGGAAAEEAEEQSAFDVILESAGDKKIQVIKTVRELTSLGLGEAKAVVDGAPKAVLEGASKEAAEKAKAALEEAGATVTLK, from the coding sequence ATGGCGAAGCTCACCACCGAGCAGCTGCTCGAGCAGTTTGCTGACCTGACCCTCATCGAGCTCAGCGAGTTCGTGAAGGCGTTCGAGGAGAAGTTCGACGTCACCGCTGCGGCTCCGGTCGCTGTTGCCGGCGCTGCCGGCGGCGCTGCTGCCGAAGAGGCCGAAGAGCAGTCCGCGTTCGACGTCATCCTCGAGTCGGCAGGCGACAAGAAGATCCAGGTCATCAAGACCGTCCGCGAGCTCACCTCGCTGGGCCTCGGCGAGGCCAAGGCCGTCGTCGACGGCGCACCCAAGGCAGTGCTCGAGGGCGCTTCCAAGGAAGCCGCTGAGAAGGCCAAGGCCGCTCTTGAAGAGGCCGGCGCGACCGTCACGCTCAAGTAG